A genomic segment from Spinacia oleracea cultivar Varoflay chromosome 3, BTI_SOV_V1, whole genome shotgun sequence encodes:
- the LOC110784859 gene encoding uncharacterized protein: MGALYVNMFNGWCFTTNSSSCKGGRIVLAWNPNAFTLSVLKVTSQLIHCLVCPKSGSVDFCCTFVYAFNQSKEREDLWRDLCGLGIGVHKPWIVLGDFNCVLNIDERVGAPVRHHSMVAFRNCVDICGLEDVKAAGHFYTWSNKQAGEARVFSKIDRVMATDLWFQNYPNAEAGFLSEGEYDHCPIVLAVYPCDNIVKKPFRYFAMWKYAEGYTDLVKVNWSKGVVGTLMYQVVQKLKRMKGVFKELNRTGFNDIHAADIKAKQDLDLCQKNLHLAPGDSELADREVEAAKRYKLMHAAYISFLKQKAKEAWAKDGDENSSLFHKSIRARIIHNTVHAIHDMHGKWVCDPTSVSAAFLEYYQNLLGTKASSRSHVMIDIVHAGPTLEQLQKDQLLAPVTNEEVKYAMFSINGDKAPGPDGFGSHFFRENWNIVGEDVTKAVLDFFHTGKLLKEINSTTITLIPKTKCPKNVTEFRPISCCNVIYKCITKILCERMKCVLPMLIAENQGAFVHGRFIMHNIMMCQEIVRQYGRKNASPGCLIKLDM, translated from the coding sequence ATGGGGGCCTTATATGTTAATATGTTCAATGGTTGGTGTTTCACTACCAACAGTAGCAGCTGTAAGGGAGGGAGAATTGTGTTAGCATGGAATCCAAATGCTTTCACTCTTAGTGTTCTGAAAGTTACCAGTCAATTGATTCATTGTTTGGTTTGTCCAAAAAGTGGGAGTGTGGATTTTTGCTGTACTTTTGTCTATGCTTTTAATCAGAGCAAGGAAAGAGAGGATCTATGGAGGGATCTGTGTGGCTTGGGTATTGGTGTGCACAAGCCTTGGATAGTTCTGGGTGATTTTAATTGTGTTCTAAATATAGATGAAAGGGTGGGAGCTCCTGTGAGGCATCATTCAATGGTTGCCTTTAGGAATTGTGTAGATATATGTGGCCTAGAAGATGTTAAAGCTGCTGGACACTTCTACACTTGGAGTAATAAACAAGCAGGGGAGGCTAGGGTGTTTTCTAAAATTGATAGGGTTATGGCTACTGACTTGTGGTTTCAGAATTATCCTAACGCTGAAGCTGGTTTTTTGTCTGAAGGAGAATATGATCATTGTCCTATTGTGCTTGCTGTGTACCCCTGTGATAACATTGTAAAGAAGCCTTTTAGGTACTTTGCCATGTGGAAGTATGCTGAAGGCTATACTGATCTGGTTAAGGTGAATTGGTCAAAGGGTGTGGTTGGTACTCTGATGTATCAGGTGGTTCAGAAGCTAAAAAGAATGAAAGGGGTTTTTAAAGAGCTGAATAGAACAGGTTTCAATGATATCCATGCTGCTGACATAAAAGCTAAGCAGGATTTGGATTTGTGTCAGAAGAATCTTCACCTAGCACCTGGTGATAGTGAGCTTGCTGATAGAGAAGTTGAAGCTGCTAAGAGGTATAAATTGATGCATGCTGCTTATATTTCTTTCCTGAAACAGAAAGCAAAAGAAGCCTGGGCAAAGGATGGAGATGAAAACAGCTCTCTCTTCCATAAAAGCATTAGAGCTCGGATTATTCATAACACAGTGCATGCTATCCATGATATGCATGGTAAGTGGGTGTGTGATCCAACATCTGTGTCTGCTGCTTTTCTGGAGTATTACCAGAATCTCTTGGGCACTAAAGCTTCTAGTAGAAGTCATGTTATGATTGATATTGTGCATGCTGGTCCAACACTTGAACAACTGCAGAAAGACCAATTATTAGCCCCTGTCACTAATGAGGAAGTCAAGTATGCTATGTTCTCTATTAATGGTGACAAAGCCCCTGGCCCAGATGGGTTTGGGAGCCATTTTTTCAGAGAAAACTGGAACATAGTTGGGGAGGATGTAACAAAGGCTGTTCTGGACTTTTTCCACACTGGAAAACTCCTAAAAGAGATTAATTCCACTACTATCACTCTGATTCCCAAGACAAAATGTCCAAAAAATGTTACTGAATTCAGGCCCATATCCTGTTGCAATGTAATTTATAAATGCATCACAAAAATCCTCTGTGAGAGAATGAAATGTGTGCTACCTATGTTGATAGCTGAGAATCAAGGGGCCTTTGTGCATGGTAGATTTATCATGCATAACATAATGATGTGTCAAGAAATTGTCAGACAATATGGAAGGAAGAATGCATCACCTGGTTGCTTGATCAAATTAGATATGTAG
- the LOC130469635 gene encoding uncharacterized protein — translation MVQGRLQTRERLHKIGVCNTTTCLLCEAKDETHPHLFFDCEYSRRCLQGVEEWLDIPTSKVHYMGLLRWVKWKSQCSKFQKTAIHTAVNATVYNLWRARNDALWIRRFLPLQLLSDAFRGV, via the coding sequence ATGGTCCAAGGGAGACTGCAAACAAGAGAAAGGCTACATAAGATTGGGGTCTGTAACACTACTACATGCTTGCTTTGTGAGGCAAAAGATGAAACTCACCCACACCTTTTCTTTGACTGTGAATACAGTAGAAGATGTCTACAGGGGGTTGAGGAATGGCTAGATATTCCTACTAGCAAAGTACATTATATGGGCCTGCTGAGGTGGGTTAAATGGAAGAGCCAGTGCAGCAAATTTCAAAAGACAGCAATACACACTGCTGTCAATGCTACTGTGTATAATCTATGGAGAGCAAGAAATGATGCTCTCTGGATCAGAAGGTTCCTACCCCTTCAACTACTATCAGATGCATTCAGAGGAGTGTGA